Proteins encoded together in one Desulfovibrio aminophilus window:
- the caiC gene encoding crotonobetaine/carnitine-CoA ligase codes for MDIVGTGTLRSLWDELACAYAGKTALIVEDVAGNTREYSYAALNEEINRAANLFLGLGLGKGDRIAVQLRNSVELIVAWFGAAKIGAVMVPVNTQYVREECGYILEKSGARIVVTEREHLPVYEAIRREEPGRIRDILVVRSADGPDVPGVLNFDRLLREQGPRLLPCAPPTNEDPAEILFTSGTTSRPKGVVITHYNLLFAGHYTAWQCALRSDDRYLTMMPGFHIDFQCTAAMPSFVSGATFIVLEKYSARRFWSQVCAHRATITECIPLMVRTLMLQPRRAWERNHQLREVFFYLAITDQEKDDFEKRFGVRLLSSYGMTETIVGLIGDVPGRMRKWPSIGRPGLTYEAKIVDADGREVPPHNVGEILVRGVPGRTLFKEYHNDPEATARVLDPDGWLRTGDNGFMDESGFFFFVDRSVNMIKRSGENISSTEIENILACHPKIVEAAVVGVPDAIRDEAVKAFVVLKEGASMSPEEIVDYCCERMAKFKVPSSVEIRAALPRTCTGKVQKKKLKC; via the coding sequence ATGGACATCGTCGGGACAGGCACCCTCCGCTCCCTGTGGGATGAGCTGGCCTGCGCATACGCCGGAAAAACCGCGCTGATCGTCGAGGACGTCGCCGGAAACACCCGCGAGTACAGCTACGCCGCGCTGAACGAGGAGATCAACCGGGCCGCGAACCTCTTCCTCGGCCTGGGCCTCGGCAAGGGCGACCGGATCGCCGTGCAGCTCCGCAACAGCGTCGAGCTGATCGTCGCCTGGTTCGGGGCGGCCAAGATCGGCGCGGTCATGGTCCCGGTCAACACCCAGTACGTGCGCGAGGAATGCGGCTACATCCTCGAAAAGAGCGGCGCGCGCATCGTGGTCACCGAGCGCGAGCACCTGCCCGTCTACGAGGCCATCCGGCGGGAAGAGCCGGGCCGCATCCGCGACATCCTCGTGGTCCGGTCGGCGGACGGCCCCGACGTCCCGGGCGTGCTGAATTTCGACCGGCTCCTGCGCGAGCAGGGCCCCCGGCTCCTGCCCTGCGCCCCCCCGACCAATGAGGACCCCGCCGAGATCCTGTTCACCTCGGGCACCACCTCCAGGCCCAAGGGCGTGGTCATCACGCACTACAACCTGCTCTTCGCCGGGCACTACACGGCCTGGCAGTGCGCCCTGCGGTCCGACGACCGCTACCTGACCATGATGCCCGGCTTCCACATCGACTTTCAGTGCACCGCCGCCATGCCGTCCTTCGTCTCCGGCGCGACCTTCATCGTCCTGGAGAAATACAGCGCGCGCAGGTTCTGGAGCCAGGTCTGCGCCCACCGGGCCACGATCACGGAGTGCATCCCGCTCATGGTCCGCACCCTGATGCTCCAGCCCCGGCGGGCCTGGGAGCGGAACCACCAGCTGCGCGAGGTCTTCTTCTACCTGGCCATCACGGACCAGGAGAAGGACGACTTCGAGAAGCGCTTCGGCGTCCGGCTCCTGAGCTCCTACGGCATGACCGAGACGATCGTCGGGCTCATCGGCGACGTTCCGGGCCGGATGCGCAAGTGGCCCTCCATCGGCCGTCCCGGCCTGACCTACGAGGCGAAGATCGTGGACGCCGACGGCCGCGAGGTCCCGCCCCACAACGTGGGCGAGATCCTCGTCCGGGGCGTCCCCGGCAGGACGCTCTTCAAGGAGTATCACAACGACCCCGAGGCCACGGCCCGCGTCCTGGATCCGGACGGCTGGCTGCGCACCGGCGACAACGGCTTCATGGACGAATCCGGCTTCTTCTTCTTCGTCGACCGGAGCGTGAACATGATCAAGCGCTCCGGCGAGAACATCTCCAGCACCGAGATCGAGAACATCCTGGCCTGCCACCCCAAGATCGTGGAGGCGGCCGTGGTGGGCGTCCCGGACGCGATCCGCGACGAGGCGGTGAAGGCCTTCGTGGTGCTCAAGGAGGGCGCGTCCATGAGCCCGGAGGAGATCGTCGACTACTGCTGCGAGCGCATGGCGAAGTTCAAGGTGCCCTCGAGCGTGGAGATACGCGCCGCGCTCCCCCGGACCTGCACGGGCAAGGTCCAGAAAAAGAAGCTGAAATGCTGA
- a CDS encoding MaoC/PaaZ C-terminal domain-containing protein, with translation MALKLDMQGKTYGPFVRKYDFKDLILFALGCGAGRDGRTDLQYVYEKDLKILPLFAAMPIVDSEVTKTIDYGFNWGGSLHWGFDLQFHQPLTKLSGTLSTQVLLKGLYDRGEGRGLLAQHIGDTYDETGTKLFTNESWDIALYDGGFGGPKPPKDVVEMPDRAPDFEVSEPIDQNRALIYRLSGDYHPQHIDWEYAQKYGHPKPNLHAVSTAGTACRHIIQTIIPGEPGRLTRFKTRITKPLYPGVTIKTQIWKWDDHSVHFRVVDADNADMIYLNYALAEWK, from the coding sequence ATGGCACTGAAACTGGACATGCAGGGCAAGACCTACGGTCCCTTCGTGCGCAAGTACGACTTCAAGGACCTGATCCTCTTCGCCCTCGGCTGCGGCGCGGGCCGCGACGGCCGCACGGACCTGCAGTACGTGTACGAGAAGGACCTGAAGATCCTGCCCCTGTTCGCGGCCATGCCCATCGTGGACAGCGAGGTCACCAAGACCATCGACTACGGCTTCAACTGGGGCGGCTCCCTGCACTGGGGCTTCGACCTCCAGTTCCACCAGCCCCTGACCAAGCTCTCCGGCACCCTGAGCACCCAGGTGCTCCTCAAGGGCCTGTACGACCGGGGCGAGGGCCGGGGACTGCTGGCCCAGCACATCGGCGACACCTACGACGAGACCGGAACCAAGCTCTTCACCAACGAGAGCTGGGACATCGCCCTCTACGACGGCGGATTCGGCGGACCCAAGCCGCCCAAGGACGTCGTGGAGATGCCCGACCGCGCGCCGGACTTCGAGGTCAGCGAGCCCATCGACCAGAACCGCGCGCTCATCTACCGCCTGTCCGGCGACTACCACCCGCAGCACATCGACTGGGAGTACGCCCAGAAGTACGGCCACCCCAAGCCGAACCTGCACGCCGTGAGCACGGCCGGAACCGCCTGCCGCCACATCATCCAGACCATCATCCCCGGGGAGCCCGGACGGCTGACCCGCTTCAAGACCCGCATCACCAAGCCGCTGTACCCCGGCGTGACCATCAAGACCCAGATCTGGAAGTGGGACGACCACTCGGTCCACTTCCGCGTCGTCGACGCCGACAACGCGGACATGATCTACCTCAACTACGCCCTGGCGGAGTGGAAATAG
- the fixA gene encoding putative electron transfer flavoprotein FixA, whose translation MNIIVGCKLVPEEQDIAVLGDGSLDTGKAAPKISPFDLNAVQAAMDIKAQVGEARVTALSVGGKELENSKARKDILSRGPDELAVVMDESLAGALPDRTAEVLAAAARKLGFDLILCGDGSGDLYAQQVGVRLGALLGAATLSGVSRIVSVADGKLTVERTLENEVEVLEAPLPAVLSVSADINVPAIPGMKAILGAAKKPVNALGLSDIGCAPAPALVELVEVKAPKQKERKRIIIEGDGEDKIAELVAQLRKIIH comes from the coding sequence ATGAACATCATCGTCGGTTGCAAACTCGTTCCCGAGGAGCAGGACATCGCCGTCCTCGGGGACGGCTCGCTGGACACGGGCAAGGCCGCCCCGAAGATCAGCCCGTTCGACCTCAACGCCGTCCAGGCCGCGATGGACATCAAGGCCCAGGTGGGCGAGGCCCGCGTCACCGCCCTGAGCGTCGGCGGCAAGGAATTGGAGAATTCCAAGGCCCGCAAGGACATCCTCTCCCGGGGACCGGACGAGCTGGCCGTGGTCATGGACGAATCCCTGGCCGGGGCCCTGCCGGACCGCACCGCCGAGGTGCTGGCCGCCGCGGCCCGCAAGCTCGGCTTCGACCTCATCCTCTGCGGCGACGGCTCCGGCGACCTCTACGCCCAGCAGGTGGGCGTGCGCCTGGGGGCCCTGCTCGGCGCGGCCACCCTGAGCGGGGTGAGCCGCATCGTGAGCGTCGCCGACGGCAAGCTGACCGTGGAGCGCACCCTGGAAAACGAGGTGGAGGTGCTGGAAGCGCCCCTGCCCGCGGTCCTCTCCGTGTCCGCCGACATCAACGTCCCGGCCATTCCGGGCATGAAGGCCATCCTCGGCGCGGCCAAGAAGCCCGTGAACGCCCTGGGCCTTTCGGACATCGGCTGCGCCCCCGCGCCCGCGCTGGTGGAGCTCGTCGAGGTCAAGGCGCCCAAGCAGAAAGAGCGCAAGCGGATCATCATCGAGGGCGACGGCGAGGACAAGATCGCCGAACTCGTGGCCCAGCTGCGCAAAATCATCCACTGA
- a CDS encoding FAD-binding protein, translating into MSTFTKVWVFSDIASRLPELVAGASRLGGNISAFVIGAPEEAAKAQALGVDTVLHLGEAVPGRIVEDYADTMAAAMAAAGGRSLLLVPATRRCKALASQLGVRLNAGVITEASEITAGDDGVRGRRMVYGGLALGLEKITSPLAIVVVGSGVFSADAGLPAKSGEVVALDYVRPKAPVTCLERRPKQGSSVDLNKAKRIVSVGRGIAKQEDLKMAEELCAAIDAELGCSRPIAEGEKWMERERYVGISGVMPKPELYLALGISGQIQHMVGANGAQTIVAVNKDKKAPIFQYADYGLVGDLYKVVPALISALKG; encoded by the coding sequence ATGAGCACGTTCACCAAAGTCTGGGTTTTCAGCGACATCGCCTCGCGCCTGCCCGAACTCGTCGCCGGGGCGTCGCGCCTCGGCGGAAACATCTCGGCCTTCGTCATCGGCGCCCCGGAGGAGGCCGCCAAGGCCCAGGCCCTGGGCGTCGACACGGTCCTGCACCTGGGCGAGGCGGTCCCGGGCCGCATCGTCGAGGACTACGCCGACACCATGGCCGCCGCCATGGCCGCGGCCGGGGGCCGGAGCCTGCTGCTCGTGCCCGCCACCCGCCGCTGCAAGGCCCTGGCCTCCCAGCTGGGCGTCCGGCTGAACGCCGGGGTCATCACCGAGGCCTCGGAGATCACGGCCGGGGACGACGGCGTGCGGGGCCGCCGCATGGTCTACGGCGGCCTGGCCCTGGGACTGGAGAAGATCACCTCGCCGCTGGCGATCGTGGTGGTCGGCAGCGGGGTCTTCAGCGCCGACGCGGGCCTGCCCGCCAAGTCCGGCGAGGTGGTCGCCCTGGACTACGTGCGGCCCAAGGCCCCCGTCACCTGCCTGGAGCGCCGCCCCAAGCAGGGCAGCAGCGTGGACCTGAACAAGGCCAAGCGCATCGTCTCCGTGGGCCGGGGCATCGCCAAGCAGGAAGACCTCAAGATGGCCGAGGAGCTGTGCGCGGCCATCGACGCCGAGCTGGGCTGCTCGCGCCCCATCGCCGAGGGCGAGAAGTGGATGGAGCGGGAGCGCTACGTCGGCATCTCCGGCGTCATGCCCAAGCCGGAGCTGTATCTGGCCCTGGGCATCTCCGGCCAGATCCAGCACATGGTCGGCGCCAACGGCGCGCAGACCATCGTGGCCGTGAACAAGGACAAGAAGGCCCCCATCTTCCAGTACGCCGACTACGGCCTGGTCGGGGACCTCTACAAGGTGGTGCCCGCGCTGATCAGCGCGCTGAAGGGCTGA
- a CDS encoding YitT family protein: MTLAGKNECGRRAFFLGGITLYALGLNLFLAPNNIAAGGVSGIATVLGSLLPVSVATVIFLINLPLLVASVFVRGWKFTKNTLVGSWVYTGLVYATAWLPVLTTNPVCAALFGGALYGAGMALLVLGNGSVGGTDLVIRLLVARFPSISVGKMALLVESGVIAFSMIAYRDIEVGLYAILAIYICAVFADKALRGFNQGNLCFIITGKDPGLVAAPLMEHIGCAVTRLDGYGMYSAAERGILLTAIRTSQTPRLKRLLSEVDAKAFVVVLPATEILGGKFQHLFLPGEKP, from the coding sequence ATGACCCTGGCGGGAAAGAACGAGTGCGGGCGTCGGGCCTTCTTCCTGGGCGGCATCACGCTCTATGCGCTCGGCCTGAACCTCTTCCTCGCGCCCAACAACATCGCGGCCGGGGGCGTCTCCGGCATCGCCACGGTGCTCGGCAGCCTGCTGCCCGTGTCCGTGGCCACGGTCATCTTCCTCATCAACCTGCCCCTGCTGGTGGCCAGCGTCTTCGTCCGGGGCTGGAAGTTCACCAAGAACACGCTCGTCGGCTCCTGGGTCTACACCGGCCTGGTCTACGCCACGGCCTGGCTGCCGGTCCTGACCACGAACCCGGTCTGCGCCGCCCTGTTCGGAGGCGCGCTGTACGGGGCGGGAATGGCCCTGCTCGTGCTCGGCAACGGCTCGGTCGGCGGCACGGACCTCGTGATCCGCCTTCTCGTGGCGCGGTTTCCCAGCATCAGCGTCGGGAAGATGGCCCTGCTCGTGGAAAGCGGCGTCATCGCCTTTTCCATGATCGCCTATCGCGACATCGAGGTAGGCCTTTACGCCATACTCGCGATATACATCTGCGCGGTGTTCGCGGACAAGGCGCTGCGTGGATTCAACCAGGGCAACCTGTGCTTCATCATCACCGGCAAGGACCCCGGCCTCGTCGCCGCCCCGCTGATGGAACACATCGGCTGCGCGGTCACGCGCCTGGACGGATACGGGATGTACAGCGCGGCCGAGCGCGGCATCCTGCTCACGGCCATCCGCACCAGCCAGACGCCGCGCCTGAAGCGGCTGCTGTCGGAAGTGGACGCCAAGGCCTTCGTGGTGGTCCTGCCCGCGACCGAGATTCTGGGAGGCAAGTTCCAGCACCTCTTCCTGCCGGGAGAAAAACCATGA
- a CDS encoding sodium:solute symporter — protein sequence MLVSISAYILVGIYVGRNIKTVEDYYVSGRNAPTLLISGTLFASMLSTNGFMGDTAYCYSGNITTMVLLNTLCAGGYVLGALFFGRYIRRARTNTMPTYFGRRFNSPRIRRFAGVTTIVSLTAYLLAVIQGSGILMETVTGLDRVTCLLITWACFTSFTLYSGSNGVIITDTMQFILFLAATIIGGPYLFEAAGGLGDLVTNLLNNPAAPADLLSYHGNTGGGSAFDIVLYAVTMGVIWMITVGVSPWQAGRNLMARNEHVIFRSGAVSALLTVIFLTYLYLMAICVIPLNPHMEQPERVIIWSAFEVMPTLVGVAVLAGILAAGLSSASAFLSVIGFSLSDVLMGVESRDEASQLRFARMAVLGVGLVALFLAYLDISSIRLISWFASTIIASSWGYVAFASVWSKRLTERGAYYAMVGGFVGYIGSKCLREFAGLPLNDLLDPFFIGLAVSVLMGIRGSKGQTRSKEEIAFHEMLHRIPASETRIADYKRDRAYGWLMVAGGVAVSALFLVYWAIPYNMAVGSDVGMFFATLTD from the coding sequence ATGCTTGTCAGCATATCGGCATACATCCTGGTCGGCATCTATGTCGGACGGAACATCAAGACGGTCGAGGACTACTACGTCAGCGGAAGAAACGCTCCGACGCTCCTCATCTCGGGAACGCTGTTCGCCTCCATGCTGAGCACGAACGGTTTCATGGGCGACACGGCCTATTGCTATTCCGGCAACATCACGACCATGGTCCTGCTCAACACGCTCTGCGCCGGCGGCTACGTCCTTGGGGCGCTGTTCTTCGGCCGTTACATCCGCAGGGCGCGAACCAACACGATGCCGACATATTTCGGCCGCCGATTCAACAGCCCGCGCATCCGCCGCTTCGCCGGAGTCACGACCATCGTCTCCCTGACGGCCTACCTCCTGGCCGTCATCCAGGGCTCAGGCATCCTCATGGAAACGGTCACCGGCCTCGACCGGGTCACCTGCCTGCTGATCACCTGGGCCTGCTTCACCTCCTTCACCCTCTATTCGGGCTCCAACGGCGTCATCATCACCGACACCATGCAATTCATCCTGTTCCTCGCGGCGACCATCATCGGCGGGCCCTACCTCTTCGAGGCCGCCGGAGGGTTGGGCGACCTGGTGACCAACCTGCTCAACAATCCCGCCGCGCCGGCCGACCTGCTGTCGTACCACGGCAACACCGGCGGCGGCTCGGCCTTCGACATCGTCCTCTACGCCGTGACCATGGGCGTCATCTGGATGATCACCGTCGGAGTCAGCCCCTGGCAGGCGGGCCGGAACCTCATGGCCAGGAACGAACACGTCATCTTTCGGTCAGGGGCCGTTTCCGCCCTGCTGACCGTCATCTTCCTGACCTATCTTTACCTGATGGCGATCTGCGTCATCCCCCTCAATCCGCACATGGAACAGCCTGAGCGGGTGATCATCTGGAGCGCCTTCGAGGTCATGCCCACGCTGGTCGGAGTGGCCGTTCTGGCCGGCATCCTGGCGGCCGGACTGTCCTCGGCCTCCGCCTTCCTTTCGGTGATCGGCTTCAGCCTGTCGGACGTGCTGATGGGCGTCGAGTCCAGGGACGAAGCGAGCCAGTTGCGCTTCGCCCGCATGGCCGTGCTGGGCGTCGGGCTCGTGGCCCTGTTCCTCGCCTACCTGGACATCTCCAGCATCCGCCTCATCTCCTGGTTCGCCAGCACCATCATCGCCTCGTCGTGGGGCTATGTGGCCTTCGCCAGCGTCTGGAGCAAGCGGCTGACCGAGCGGGGAGCATACTACGCCATGGTCGGCGGCTTCGTCGGATACATCGGCTCCAAGTGCCTGAGGGAGTTCGCCGGACTGCCGCTCAACGACCTCCTCGACCCGTTCTTCATCGGCCTGGCGGTCAGCGTCCTGATGGGAATCCGGGGCTCGAAGGGACAGACGAGATCGAAGGAGGAGATCGCGTTCCACGAGATGCTGCATCGGATACCCGCATCCGAGACGCGGATCGCGGACTACAAAAGGGACAGGGCCTACGGCTGGCTCATGGTCGCCGGCGGCGTGGCGGTCTCGGCGCTCTTCCTCGTCTACTGGGCCATTCCCTACAACATGGCCGTCGGCAGCGACGTGGGGATGTTCTTCGCCACGCTCACGGACTAG
- a CDS encoding FAD-dependent oxidoreductase, whose translation MAEDKFDAIIVGAGLAGCACACLLARAGLETLVVERGNFAGAKNMTGGRLYAHSLERILPGFAEEAPVERRITREKISFVTGDSCTTLDYAAAPSDDPAGRSYSVLRAAFDPWLAGKAEEAGASFVTGIRVDDLLVREGKVCGVVAGDEEMEAEAVVLADGVNSILGEKLGMVSKVTPHHCAVGVKEVIRLDRRRINDRFGCSDDEGAAWLFAGSPSDGLMGGGFLYTNQESVSLGLVFGLHNVGKTGKSVPQMLEDFKNHPAVRPLVEGGELAEYSAHVVPEGGLSMRPRLVGDGVLIAGDAAGFCLNAGYTVRGMDLAIASGEAAGKAVIAAKAKDDFSAAGLSSYTAELDASFVMQDLKLYRKLPSFLDNPRMYNEYPEMVAGVMRDLFTTNGPSVPLRRMVMPHLKKVGLLNLIKDGVKGAGAL comes from the coding sequence ATGGCTGAAGACAAGTTTGACGCGATCATCGTGGGCGCCGGCCTGGCGGGCTGCGCCTGCGCCTGCCTCCTGGCCAGGGCCGGGCTGGAGACCCTGGTGGTGGAGCGCGGCAATTTCGCCGGGGCGAAGAACATGACCGGCGGCAGGCTCTACGCCCACAGCCTGGAGCGGATCCTCCCCGGCTTCGCCGAGGAGGCCCCGGTGGAGCGCCGCATCACGCGGGAGAAGATCTCCTTCGTCACCGGCGACAGCTGCACCACCCTGGACTACGCGGCCGCGCCCTCGGACGACCCGGCCGGGCGCTCCTATTCGGTGCTGCGGGCCGCCTTCGACCCCTGGCTGGCCGGAAAGGCCGAGGAGGCCGGAGCCAGCTTCGTGACCGGCATCCGCGTGGACGACCTCCTCGTGCGCGAGGGCAAGGTCTGCGGCGTGGTCGCGGGCGACGAGGAAATGGAGGCCGAGGCGGTGGTCCTGGCCGACGGCGTGAACTCCATCCTGGGCGAGAAGCTGGGCATGGTCTCCAAGGTCACGCCGCACCACTGCGCGGTGGGCGTGAAGGAGGTCATCCGGCTCGACCGGCGGCGGATCAACGACCGCTTCGGCTGCTCCGACGACGAGGGCGCGGCCTGGCTCTTCGCGGGCTCGCCCTCCGACGGCCTCATGGGCGGCGGCTTCCTGTACACGAACCAGGAGAGCGTCTCCCTGGGCCTGGTGTTCGGCCTGCACAACGTCGGCAAGACCGGCAAGAGCGTCCCCCAGATGCTGGAGGACTTCAAGAACCACCCCGCCGTGCGGCCCCTGGTGGAAGGCGGCGAACTGGCCGAGTACTCGGCCCACGTGGTGCCCGAGGGCGGCCTGTCCATGCGGCCCCGGCTGGTGGGCGACGGCGTGCTCATCGCGGGCGACGCGGCGGGCTTCTGCCTGAACGCGGGCTACACCGTGCGCGGCATGGACCTGGCCATCGCCTCGGGCGAGGCCGCGGGCAAGGCGGTCATCGCGGCCAAGGCCAAGGACGACTTCAGCGCGGCCGGGCTGTCCTCCTACACCGCCGAGCTGGACGCGAGCTTCGTCATGCAGGACCTCAAGCTCTACCGCAAGCTCCCATCCTTCCTGGACAATCCCCGCATGTACAACGAGTACCCGGAAATGGTCGCGGGCGTCATGCGCGACCTCTTCACCACCAACGGCCCCTCCGTTCCCCTGCGGCGGATGGTCATGCCCCACCTCAAGAAGGTCGGCCTCCTGAACCTCATCAAGGACGGCGTCAAAGGAGCGGGAGCGTTATGA
- a CDS encoding 4Fe-4S dicluster domain-containing protein gives MSNTVNVDMKLGVDKFFVDEGNPHIELVENPDPEEFRKLTLACPAGLYKLEDDGSMRFDCAGCLECGTCRILCGRTIIKNWRYPNGTMGVEYRHG, from the coding sequence ATGAGCAACACGGTCAACGTGGACATGAAGCTCGGCGTGGACAAGTTCTTCGTCGACGAGGGCAATCCCCACATCGAACTGGTCGAGAACCCGGACCCCGAGGAATTCCGCAAGCTGACCCTGGCCTGTCCGGCCGGGCTGTACAAGCTGGAGGACGACGGGAGCATGCGCTTCGACTGCGCCGGATGCCTCGAATGCGGCACCTGCCGCATCCTGTGCGGTCGGACCATCATCAAGAACTGGCGGTACCCCAACGGGACCATGGGCGTCGAATACCGCCACGGCTGA
- a CDS encoding SGNH/GDSL hydrolase family protein, with amino-acid sequence MHARKFWIQGQPANPGDIRSIVSFGDSLSDTGFSDGHGFGRSSNGPTWVEYLAERLGARLTCLAWGGARTDQGNCSGPKDWSGLSWQIERHAFDGGPESTLYTILAGVNDLFHGNGDPEATAARLVAAQERLLEKGARRILLLTVPDLSRAPAYRTQKEYADARRTVHEHTLAVNARLLDRLRPGPCMLFDAAGFLEHLLDHAYRDTAAAWLGSYAFPDPAGHFWWDDWHPMTSVHERLAQAVGAAGD; translated from the coding sequence ATGCACGCACGGAAGTTCTGGATTCAGGGGCAGCCCGCCAATCCCGGGGACATCCGCTCCATCGTCTCGTTCGGCGACAGCCTGAGCGATACCGGCTTCTCCGACGGGCACGGCTTCGGCCGCTCCAGCAACGGCCCCACCTGGGTGGAATACCTGGCCGAGCGCCTCGGGGCCCGGCTGACCTGCCTGGCCTGGGGCGGGGCCCGCACCGACCAGGGCAACTGCTCCGGCCCGAAGGACTGGTCCGGCCTGTCCTGGCAGATCGAGCGGCACGCCTTCGACGGCGGGCCGGAATCCACGCTGTACACCATCCTGGCCGGAGTCAACGACCTCTTTCACGGCAACGGCGACCCGGAGGCCACGGCCGCGCGGCTCGTCGCGGCCCAGGAACGCCTCCTGGAGAAGGGCGCGCGGCGGATTCTGCTGCTCACCGTCCCGGACCTCAGCCGCGCCCCGGCCTACAGGACGCAGAAAGAGTATGCCGACGCGCGGCGGACCGTCCACGAGCACACCCTGGCGGTCAACGCACGGTTGCTGGACCGGCTGCGCCCGGGCCCGTGCATGCTGTTCGACGCCGCGGGATTCCTGGAGCACCTCCTGGACCACGCCTACCGCGACACGGCGGCGGCCTGGCTGGGAAGCTATGCCTTCCCCGATCCGGCGGGGCATTTCTGGTGGGACGACTGGCACCCCATGACCTCGGTGCATGAGCGCCTGGCCCAGGCGGTCGGCGCGGCCGGAGACTGA
- a CDS encoding ABC transporter permease encodes MGNDLILVAQIAVKSSIAVLLAALGEVLSERGGVLNLGLEGMMLAGALAGFAVGAATGDPLAAVGAAALAGMALASLHALFSVGCGADQVLSGLAVGLLGIGGTGFLGRAWIGGQGLRLPSYDVPLLAGVPVLGEILFRQPPLAYAAYVLLPLVCWFLARTRAGLAVRASGENAQAADAAGVPVRLTRSLCVLFGGCLAGLAGAYLSLCFTPGWKDGMSAGQGYIAIAMVVFAGWRPGRVAVGALLFGGLSALQFYFQAAGLDTVPVWVLRVLPYVLTLLVLAASNRLDRLRRFGNAPAGLCRPFSREG; translated from the coding sequence GTGGGCAATGACCTGATCCTGGTGGCCCAGATCGCGGTGAAGTCCTCCATCGCCGTGCTCCTGGCGGCCCTGGGCGAGGTGCTTTCCGAGCGCGGCGGGGTGCTCAACCTGGGCCTGGAGGGCATGATGCTGGCCGGGGCCCTGGCTGGATTCGCGGTGGGCGCGGCCACGGGCGATCCCTTGGCCGCCGTGGGCGCGGCCGCCCTGGCGGGCATGGCCCTGGCCTCGCTGCACGCCCTGTTCAGCGTGGGCTGCGGCGCGGATCAGGTGCTCTCCGGCTTGGCCGTGGGCCTGCTCGGCATCGGCGGCACGGGTTTCCTGGGCCGGGCCTGGATCGGCGGCCAGGGCCTGCGCCTGCCGTCCTACGACGTGCCCCTGCTGGCGGGCGTCCCGGTGCTGGGCGAGATCCTGTTCCGCCAGCCGCCCCTGGCCTACGCGGCCTATGTGTTGCTGCCCCTGGTCTGCTGGTTCCTCGCGCGCACCCGCGCCGGTCTGGCGGTGCGGGCCTCGGGCGAGAACGCCCAGGCCGCGGACGCGGCGGGCGTGCCGGTGCGGCTGACGCGCAGCCTCTGCGTGCTCTTCGGCGGGTGTCTGGCCGGTCTGGCCGGGGCCTACCTCTCGCTCTGCTTCACCCCGGGCTGGAAGGACGGCATGAGCGCGGGCCAGGGCTACATCGCCATCGCCATGGTCGTCTTCGCCGGCTGGCGGCCCGGCCGCGTGGCCGTGGGCGCGCTCCTCTTCGGCGGACTCTCGGCCCTCCAGTTCTACTTCCAGGCAGCGGGCCTGGACACGGTCCCGGTCTGGGTCCTGCGCGTCCTGCCCTACGTCCTGACCCTGCTCGTGCTGGCCGCGTCCAACCGGCTGGACCGCCTGCGCCGCTTCGGCAACGCTCCGGCCGGGCTGTGCCGCCCGTTCAGCCGGGAAGGCTGA